In Acidimicrobiales bacterium, the following are encoded in one genomic region:
- a CDS encoding transcriptional repressor, translating into MVPVGRSANGEVADGAAEAVLRRLRESGARITTCRRQLVRRLVASSEHRTAEELAKEVQALVPDVHLSTIYRNLEEFERLGIVIHCHLGHGPATYHLTTQAHGHLVCERCGTTFEAPEELFSELTRRAQERFGFAVDTRHFAVHGICAACSAARAG; encoded by the coding sequence ATGGTGCCCGTGGGCCGCAGCGCGAACGGCGAGGTCGCCGACGGCGCGGCGGAGGCCGTCCTCCGGCGCCTACGGGAGAGCGGCGCGCGGATCACGACCTGCAGGCGCCAGCTCGTGCGCCGGCTCGTCGCGAGCAGCGAGCACCGGACCGCCGAGGAGCTGGCCAAGGAGGTGCAGGCACTCGTGCCGGACGTGCACCTCTCGACGATCTACCGCAACCTCGAGGAGTTCGAGCGCCTCGGCATCGTCATCCACTGCCACCTCGGCCACGGACCGGCGACCTACCACCTGACGACGCAGGCGCACGGCCACCTCGTGTGCGAGCGCTGCGGCACGACGTTCGAGGCTCCGGAGGAGCTCTTCAGCGAGCTGACGCGGCGCGCGCAGGAGCGCTTCGGCTTCGCCGTGGACACGCGGCACTTCGCCGTCCACGGCATCTGCGCGGCGTGCTCCGCAGCACGAGCCGGCTGA